One Litorilinea aerophila genomic window carries:
- a CDS encoding CDP-alcohol phosphatidyltransferase family protein: MSGISSTRPSPGPGELAQWNRQALQALRWQWIGVLAVYLVAWLGTYGWLSRSADFSGAARWLVMAGLLLALVLGILWRALSQNHRPHQKALLPSLGYGNGLSLVRGLLVGLLAGFLFSPRPTGSLAWMPALLITFTRLIDHVDGYVARITQGETRLGALLDIELDGLDVLVAVALGIQYGVLPLWYLPLAFSRQLFVAGLWLRRRQGLPIYPLPESENRRLIAGFQTGFLSVVLWPILSPPVTTLASVLFALPLLASFGRDWLVVSGLVDGSSPAYHTARRRLKAMLEGWMPLAARAVGLVAGGAILGQAFPDFASWRNTLAEMGVALSPSILGGLAVVLLLAFALGVVGRVAALALIALACLDIWATGFRWWVNVPLLVSAILVAHWGSGLAALWQPEERLLQTQLGVPSPAEAE, from the coding sequence ATGTCTGGCATCAGCAGCACGCGACCCTCCCCGGGCCCAGGAGAGCTGGCCCAATGGAACCGGCAGGCCTTGCAGGCCCTGCGCTGGCAGTGGATTGGGGTACTGGCCGTCTATCTGGTTGCCTGGCTGGGAACCTATGGCTGGCTCAGTCGTTCGGCGGACTTCAGCGGGGCGGCCCGGTGGTTGGTGATGGCCGGCCTGCTGTTGGCCCTGGTGCTGGGGATCCTCTGGCGTGCCCTGTCCCAAAACCATCGGCCGCACCAGAAAGCATTGTTGCCCAGCCTGGGCTATGGCAATGGCCTGTCGCTGGTGCGAGGCCTGCTGGTGGGGTTGCTGGCCGGCTTCCTCTTCTCTCCCCGGCCGACCGGCAGCCTGGCCTGGATGCCGGCCCTCCTCATCACCTTCACCCGCCTCATCGACCACGTGGATGGCTACGTGGCCCGCATCACCCAGGGCGAGACCAGGCTGGGCGCCCTGCTGGACATCGAGCTGGATGGCCTGGATGTGCTGGTGGCCGTGGCGCTGGGGATCCAGTACGGGGTTCTGCCCCTCTGGTACCTGCCCCTGGCATTCTCCCGACAGCTCTTTGTCGCCGGCCTCTGGCTCCGGCGCCGACAGGGCCTGCCCATCTACCCCCTGCCCGAGAGCGAGAATCGCCGGCTCATCGCCGGCTTCCAGACCGGCTTTCTCAGCGTGGTTCTCTGGCCCATCCTGAGCCCGCCGGTGACGACCCTGGCCAGCGTGCTGTTCGCCCTGCCCCTCCTGGCCAGCTTCGGGAGGGACTGGCTGGTGGTCAGCGGTCTGGTGGATGGGAGCAGCCCGGCCTATCACACGGCCCGTCGTCGCCTGAAGGCGATGCTGGAAGGCTGGATGCCCCTGGCCGCGCGGGCCGTGGGCCTGGTGGCGGGCGGGGCAATCCTCGGGCAGGCGTTTCCCGACTTCGCCTCCTGGCGCAATACCCTGGCCGAAATGGGCGTGGCCCTCTCGCCCTCCATCCTGGGTGGGCTGGCCGTCGTTCTCCTGCTGGCGTTTGCCCTGGGCGTGGTCGGCCGGGTGGCTGCCCTGGCGCTGATCGCCCTGGCCTGCCTGGACATCTGGGCAACCGGCTTCCGGTGGTGGGTCAATGTCCCGCTCCTGGTCTCCGCCATTCTGGTGGCCCACTGGGGGAGCGGCCTGGCCGCGCTGTGGCAGCCGGAGGAGCGCCTGCTGCAGACCCAGTTGGGTGTGCCATCTCCTGCCGAAGCCGAATGA
- a CDS encoding MFS transporter: protein MAIPARQHPAPSVPDTQAAQAANRFHLDQVMTIAGGHFMHDSFSAFLAPLLPLLQDRLNIGYAVAGGLAIFTQLPSLLNPFIGYLADRVSLRYFVILAPGITATLMSFMGFAPDYLVLTLLLLAAGVSIAAFHAPAPAMIGRVAGQRIGTGMSIFMASGELGRTVGPVVAVAGVTWWGLEGLWRLAILGWLTSAVLYWRLRQVAARPPARRPGMEMVWVRVRQTFPVLAWIMLPKAFMVVAITTYLPIFMRDELQTSLWLAAASLTILEGAGVVGALTTGTLSDRLGRGRVLLLLLTLAPLLLLLFLMGPGWLTAPVLVALGLTAISPTPVLLAIVQDQFPDNRAAANGVFMFLNFIIRAVAIWTVGWLADHYGLMTAFWWSSLIALLSVPAVYWLPRQAETTG, encoded by the coding sequence ATGGCCATACCCGCACGACAGCACCCTGCCCCGAGCGTTCCCGATACCCAGGCGGCCCAGGCCGCCAACCGCTTTCACCTGGACCAGGTGATGACCATCGCTGGCGGCCACTTCATGCACGACAGCTTCAGCGCCTTTCTGGCCCCGCTTCTTCCCCTGCTACAGGACCGGCTCAACATCGGCTATGCGGTGGCCGGCGGGCTGGCCATCTTCACCCAGCTTCCCAGCCTGCTCAACCCCTTCATCGGCTACCTGGCCGACCGGGTCAGCCTGCGCTACTTCGTGATCCTGGCGCCGGGCATCACGGCCACCCTGATGAGCTTCATGGGCTTCGCGCCCGACTACCTGGTGCTGACCCTGCTGCTCCTGGCCGCGGGCGTCAGCATTGCCGCCTTCCACGCGCCGGCGCCGGCCATGATCGGGCGGGTGGCCGGCCAGCGCATCGGTACGGGCATGAGCATCTTCATGGCCAGCGGCGAACTGGGGCGCACCGTCGGCCCGGTGGTGGCCGTGGCCGGGGTGACCTGGTGGGGCCTGGAAGGGCTCTGGCGACTGGCCATCCTGGGCTGGCTGACCTCGGCCGTCCTCTACTGGCGGCTACGCCAGGTGGCTGCCCGCCCACCGGCCCGACGGCCGGGTATGGAAATGGTCTGGGTCCGGGTTCGCCAGACCTTCCCCGTCCTGGCATGGATCATGCTGCCCAAGGCCTTCATGGTGGTGGCCATCACCACCTATCTGCCCATCTTCATGCGGGATGAGCTTCAGACGAGCCTGTGGCTGGCCGCCGCCTCCCTGACCATCCTGGAAGGGGCGGGCGTGGTGGGCGCCCTGACCACCGGCACCCTGAGCGACCGGCTGGGACGGGGACGGGTGCTCCTGCTCCTGTTGACCCTGGCCCCCCTGCTCCTGCTCCTCTTCCTGATGGGGCCCGGCTGGTTGACGGCCCCGGTGCTGGTGGCCCTGGGCCTGACGGCCATCTCGCCCACACCGGTCCTGCTGGCCATCGTCCAGGACCAGTTTCCAGACAACCGGGCCGCGGCCAACGGCGTGTTCATGTTTCTCAACTTCATCATCCGGGCCGTGGCCATCTGGACGGTGGGCTGGCTGGCCGACCACTACGGGCTCATGACGGCCTTCTGGTGGAGCAGCCTGATCGCGCTCCTGAGCGTGCCGGCCGTCTACTGGCTGCCCCGCCAGGCCGAAACCACAGGATGA
- a CDS encoding GTP-binding protein: MKTKVVLVGGFLGAGKTTLLLAAAHRLAAQGKRVGLVTNDQGADLVDTALAAQQQLPVAEVSGGCFCCRFPDLLQSLQHLQRTVRPDVILAEPVGSCTDLVATVLLPLQHHHADAFELAPLTVLLDAGRQLDGFPATVDYLYRQQLAEAELIGLNKVDQLSLEQQEDLAQELTARYPDAQIMPLAARAGTGLDGWLTAVLTRAGRPPRVLDIDYGRYGEAEAALGWLNARGTLRGRQPFSPQNWLRHFFHLLEATLTAQGAAIAHLKAQIQAPGIVCKASLTQAGAPLSWDVATEGTTQEQAQFVINARVGSHPDVLAQAVRHAMAEICPPTDFQYRFAHFECFSPQPPRPTHRMAALP; the protein is encoded by the coding sequence ATGAAGACCAAAGTCGTGCTGGTGGGCGGCTTTCTGGGCGCCGGAAAGACCACCCTGCTGTTGGCAGCAGCCCACCGCCTGGCAGCCCAGGGGAAACGGGTGGGACTGGTCACCAACGATCAGGGCGCAGACCTGGTGGACACGGCCCTGGCTGCCCAACAGCAGCTCCCGGTGGCGGAAGTGTCCGGCGGCTGTTTCTGCTGTCGTTTCCCAGACCTGCTCCAGTCGTTACAACACCTGCAACGGACGGTCAGGCCCGACGTTATCCTGGCTGAACCGGTGGGGAGCTGTACGGACCTGGTGGCCACGGTGCTCCTGCCTCTGCAACACCACCATGCCGACGCCTTCGAGCTGGCCCCCCTCACCGTCCTGCTGGATGCGGGGCGCCAGCTAGACGGTTTTCCCGCCACGGTGGACTACCTCTACCGCCAGCAGCTGGCCGAGGCCGAACTCATCGGCCTCAACAAGGTGGATCAGCTCAGCCTGGAGCAGCAAGAGGACCTGGCCCAGGAGCTGACGGCCCGCTACCCCGACGCCCAGATCATGCCCCTGGCCGCGCGCGCCGGGACCGGCCTGGATGGCTGGCTGACGGCGGTCCTCACCCGCGCGGGCCGGCCGCCGCGGGTGTTGGACATCGACTACGGGCGCTACGGCGAGGCAGAGGCGGCCCTGGGCTGGCTCAACGCCCGGGGCACCCTCCGCGGCCGGCAGCCCTTCTCGCCGCAGAACTGGTTGCGCCACTTCTTCCACCTGCTGGAGGCGACCCTGACGGCCCAGGGCGCGGCCATCGCCCACCTCAAAGCCCAGATTCAGGCGCCGGGCATCGTCTGCAAGGCGAGCCTCACCCAGGCCGGCGCGCCCCTCTCGTGGGACGTGGCCACCGAGGGCACCACCCAGGAGCAGGCCCAGTTTGTGATCAACGCCCGGGTGGGCAGCCATCCGGACGTGTTGGCCCAGGCCGTCCGCCATGCCATGGCCGAGATCTGCCCGCCGACGGACTTCCAGTACCGCTTCGCCCACTTTGAGTGTTTCAGCCCTCAACCGCCCCGGCCCACCCACCGCATGGCGGCGCTCCCTTGA
- a CDS encoding electron transfer flavoprotein subunit beta/FixA family protein has product MKIAVLIKQTPDTAELPKVSADEVRTGDVKAAMVINPWDEFAAEEAVRLDERFGAETVAITLGGPEATDALKHALAMGVAGAKRIDDSQLPDGDIWLTATLLAAAVQAEGEVDLVLTGKQSVDENSGSVHVGVAQKLGYPLLTNVVEIQEVEGGQVRAVRLVDGARETVQVPLPAVISVGKEINEPRYPSFMGIRKASRAQIPTLTPEELGVAVPDSHVRWDRIRKPEERKTQVQIFDGATVEEKAAKLVDALLAEKVI; this is encoded by the coding sequence GTGAAAATCGCAGTGTTAATCAAACAGACGCCCGACACAGCCGAGCTGCCCAAAGTCTCCGCCGATGAAGTGCGCACCGGCGACGTGAAGGCGGCCATGGTCATCAACCCCTGGGACGAATTCGCTGCGGAAGAGGCTGTGCGTCTGGATGAACGCTTCGGCGCCGAGACGGTGGCCATCACCCTGGGAGGACCGGAGGCCACCGATGCCCTCAAACATGCCCTGGCCATGGGCGTGGCCGGCGCCAAACGCATCGACGACAGCCAGCTGCCCGACGGGGATATCTGGCTCACGGCCACCCTCCTGGCGGCCGCGGTCCAGGCCGAAGGGGAAGTGGACCTGGTCCTCACCGGCAAGCAGAGCGTGGATGAGAACAGCGGCAGCGTCCATGTGGGCGTGGCCCAGAAGCTGGGCTACCCCCTGTTGACCAACGTGGTGGAGATCCAGGAGGTGGAGGGGGGGCAGGTGCGGGCTGTCCGCCTGGTGGACGGCGCCCGGGAGACGGTCCAGGTGCCCCTGCCGGCGGTGATCAGCGTGGGAAAGGAAATCAACGAGCCCCGCTATCCCAGCTTCATGGGCATCCGCAAGGCCAGCCGGGCCCAGATCCCTACCCTGACGCCGGAGGAACTGGGCGTCGCCGTGCCCGACAGCCACGTCCGCTGGGATCGTATCCGCAAGCCGGAGGAGCGCAAGACCCAGGTGCAGATCTTCGACGGGGCCACCGTGGAAGAGAAGGCCGCCAAGCTGGTCGACGCCCTCCTGGCCGAGAAGGTCATCTAG
- a CDS encoding electron transfer flavoprotein subunit alpha/FixB family protein → MSLLVWIEQAQGSAVPSCWEVLGQGRKLADALKTPLVALVMGEETEATAAAAAQYGADTVLTLTSPLLARYRLTAYAAGLRQAIQEADATVILTSATQNGRELCAAVACELDAGLAPDVVDLRVEEGQLVATRSIYSNNILVDVTFTTPRQFASVRPRSFPMPEAADAASAEIRELPLSLDEEQIPEKILEVAQTDGGEISLTDARIIVSGGRGVAADPARGFQLVAELAQVLGGAVGASRAAVDAGYIPYKHQVGQTGKTVRPDLYIAAGISGAIQHLAGMGGSKIIVAINKDPDAPIFSRAHYGIVGDLFEVLPALTAEFKKRLGQQK, encoded by the coding sequence ATGTCCCTTTTAGTCTGGATCGAACAAGCCCAGGGCAGCGCCGTCCCCAGTTGCTGGGAAGTGCTGGGCCAGGGCCGGAAGCTGGCCGACGCGCTGAAGACGCCCCTGGTCGCCCTGGTCATGGGCGAAGAGACGGAAGCCACCGCGGCTGCGGCCGCGCAGTATGGGGCGGATACCGTCCTGACCCTCACCAGCCCTTTGCTGGCCCGCTATCGGCTCACAGCTTACGCCGCCGGCCTGCGCCAGGCCATCCAGGAGGCCGACGCCACGGTGATCCTGACCAGCGCCACCCAGAACGGGCGGGAGCTCTGCGCGGCGGTGGCGTGTGAGCTGGACGCTGGCCTGGCCCCCGATGTGGTGGACTTGCGGGTGGAAGAGGGCCAACTGGTGGCGACCCGCTCGATTTACTCCAACAACATCCTGGTGGATGTCACCTTCACCACCCCGCGCCAATTTGCCAGCGTGCGCCCTCGTTCCTTCCCCATGCCCGAAGCGGCGGATGCTGCCTCGGCCGAGATTCGGGAACTCCCGCTGTCGCTGGACGAGGAGCAGATCCCGGAAAAGATCCTGGAGGTCGCCCAGACCGACGGCGGCGAGATCAGCCTGACCGACGCGCGCATCATCGTCTCGGGCGGCCGGGGCGTGGCGGCGGACCCGGCCCGGGGCTTCCAACTGGTGGCCGAACTGGCCCAGGTGCTGGGCGGGGCCGTGGGCGCCAGCCGGGCTGCAGTGGATGCCGGGTACATCCCCTACAAGCACCAGGTGGGGCAGACGGGCAAGACCGTCCGCCCGGATCTCTACATCGCCGCCGGCATCAGCGGCGCCATCCAGCACCTGGCCGGCATGGGCGGCAGCAAGATCATCGTGGCCATCAACAAAGATCCGGATGCGCCCATCTTTTCCCGGGCCCACTACGGCATCGTGGGCGATCTGTTCGAGGTACTCCCGGCCCTCACCGCCGAATTCAAAAAGCGGCTGGGGCAGCAGAAATAG
- the thrC gene encoding threonine synthase encodes MLLDPVQSPSTDSTYRAYFRCFRGCPGEYSIYEVIYTCPHCGGLLEVHHDLEALRSQPADYWKRLIDSRVGTTRWPYGSGVWGMREWIAPDLRDENVVSMYEGNTNLFWAERLGKQIGVSDLWVKLCGNSHTGSFKDLGMTVLVSVVKQMMADGSPVRAVACASTGDTSAALAAYAACAGIPAIIFLPQGKVSTAQLVQPVANGAHVLALDTDFDGCMRIVREVTQDNTIYLANSMNSIRIEGQKTVGIEIVRQFDWEVPDWIIIPVGNLGNISALYKGLRLLMDLGITDRMPRLVAAQAEKANPFYRSYQQGFAQKARIQADKTLATAIQIGDPVSYEKAVQAIQATDGIVEQASEDELANAAALADLTGMYTCPHTGVALAVLFKLVERGEIRSRDRVVVISTAHGLKFTSFKVGYHEGRLEEVESRYANPPVYLPADADVVRETIARKLKL; translated from the coding sequence ATGTTGCTTGATCCCGTCCAGTCACCCTCCACGGACAGTACCTACCGGGCCTACTTCCGCTGTTTTCGGGGCTGTCCTGGCGAGTACTCCATCTACGAGGTCATCTACACCTGCCCCCACTGCGGCGGCCTGTTGGAGGTCCACCACGACCTGGAGGCCCTGCGCAGTCAGCCGGCGGACTACTGGAAGCGCCTCATCGACAGCCGGGTGGGCACTACCCGCTGGCCCTACGGCAGCGGCGTCTGGGGCATGCGGGAGTGGATTGCGCCGGACCTGCGGGATGAAAATGTAGTCAGCATGTACGAAGGCAATACCAACCTGTTCTGGGCCGAGCGCCTGGGCAAACAGATTGGCGTGTCCGACCTGTGGGTGAAGCTCTGTGGCAACAGCCACACGGGCAGCTTCAAGGACCTGGGCATGACAGTGCTGGTCAGCGTGGTGAAGCAGATGATGGCCGACGGCAGCCCCGTCCGGGCCGTGGCCTGTGCCAGCACCGGCGACACCAGCGCGGCCCTGGCGGCCTACGCGGCATGCGCAGGCATCCCGGCCATCATCTTCCTGCCCCAGGGCAAGGTGAGCACCGCCCAGCTGGTGCAGCCTGTGGCCAACGGCGCCCACGTCCTGGCCCTGGATACCGACTTCGACGGCTGCATGCGCATCGTCCGGGAGGTGACCCAGGACAACACCATCTATCTGGCCAACTCCATGAACAGCATCCGCATCGAGGGCCAGAAGACGGTAGGCATCGAGATCGTGCGCCAGTTCGACTGGGAAGTGCCGGACTGGATCATCATCCCCGTGGGCAACCTGGGCAACATCAGTGCCCTGTACAAGGGGCTGCGCCTGTTGATGGACCTGGGCATCACCGACCGGATGCCCCGACTGGTGGCGGCCCAGGCAGAAAAGGCCAACCCCTTCTACCGCAGCTATCAGCAGGGCTTCGCCCAAAAGGCCCGCATCCAGGCCGACAAAACCCTGGCCACCGCCATCCAGATCGGCGACCCCGTCAGCTACGAGAAGGCTGTCCAGGCCATCCAGGCCACCGACGGCATTGTGGAGCAGGCCAGCGAAGATGAGCTGGCCAACGCGGCGGCCCTGGCCGATCTCACGGGCATGTACACCTGCCCCCACACCGGGGTGGCCCTGGCCGTCCTCTTCAAACTGGTGGAGCGGGGCGAGATCCGTTCCCGGGATCGGGTGGTGGTGATCAGCACGGCCCACGGCCTCAAATTTACCAGCTTCAAGGTGGGCTACCACGAAGGACGGCTGGAAGAGGTGGAAAGCCGCTACGCCAACCCGCCCGTCTACCTGCCCGCCGACGCCGACGTGGTCCGGGAGACCATCGCGCGCAAGTTGAAGTTGTGA
- the trmB gene encoding tRNA (guanine(46)-N(7))-methyltransferase TrmB, whose amino-acid sequence MAERKTPPNPLLDYHAAPFSQGRMDFEWEELTEEKIRQAYADWEAGKGLIGGDPRRRPDADRLPDWGLNQPFFRALALDDPRGDNGRRLREELASARPLEVEIGFGRGDFLLDRARRYPERLFIGYETKTKATRLFLRRIQRFELHNIWVSDDDCRFNMPRILPDGRVDAFHVLFPDPWWKPQHRVKRLFSPPFVDLLATKLRPGGLLHFKSDVKEYGEYVAYLIERHGGFHPHNPALAERIGEFAPTHREFWCITHGRPVYAFYFERR is encoded by the coding sequence ATGGCTGAACGCAAGACACCGCCGAATCCACTGCTGGACTACCATGCTGCTCCCTTTTCCCAGGGGCGCATGGATTTTGAATGGGAAGAACTGACCGAGGAGAAGATCCGCCAGGCCTACGCGGACTGGGAAGCCGGCAAGGGCCTCATCGGCGGCGACCCCCGGCGGCGGCCGGACGCGGACCGCCTGCCGGACTGGGGGCTGAACCAGCCTTTCTTCCGGGCCCTGGCCCTGGATGATCCCCGCGGGGACAACGGCCGGCGCCTCCGGGAGGAGCTGGCCTCCGCCCGTCCCCTGGAAGTGGAGATCGGCTTCGGGCGGGGGGACTTCCTGCTGGACCGGGCTCGCCGCTATCCGGAACGCCTCTTCATCGGCTACGAGACCAAGACCAAGGCGACCCGGCTCTTCCTGCGGCGTATCCAGCGCTTCGAGCTCCACAACATCTGGGTGAGCGATGACGACTGCCGCTTTAACATGCCCCGCATCCTGCCCGACGGCCGGGTGGACGCCTTCCACGTCCTCTTCCCAGACCCGTGGTGGAAGCCCCAGCACCGGGTGAAGCGGCTCTTCTCGCCCCCCTTTGTGGACCTCCTGGCCACCAAGCTGCGGCCAGGAGGGTTGCTTCACTTCAAGAGCGATGTGAAGGAGTACGGCGAATACGTCGCCTACCTGATCGAACGCCACGGCGGTTTCCACCCCCACAACCCGGCCCTGGCGGAGCGCATCGGGGAGTTCGCCCCCACCCATCGGGAGTTCTGGTGCATCACCCATGGGCGCCCGGTCTATGCCTTCTACTTTGAACGACGCTGA
- a CDS encoding DNA methyltransferase — protein MASGKSVQPQASPVAIGPPRGRAMLQWEGKQAPQQVIAPPAIQLEAHRALAAEREAGEPAWDAPADETTAEDPSNRLFYGDNKAVLAHLLRPPPHGPGLGGQVRLIYIDPPFDSGSDYTRKIRLRTGRRPVVGEQVQYGDRWPGDSYLQFMYERLLLLRELLAEDGSIWVHCDYRQVHRLHLLLEEVFGPENYLNTIAWRSQVARGAKVNAFYFPFSTQYIEIFAKNRAAPTLWQPQKKRLIFTRRQAAARFMEDERGFFRTSDPGTYSFARLKALHAEGRLYAPYGGDIIVDEKQRRVYASNGGNIGVKYYLTDLGDGRYAVERGVDNLWDDIPGLGTTPGEDVGYPTQKTEALLRRIIAASTRPGDLVLDCFVGSGTSVVVAQKMGRRWIAADLNYGAIQTTRQRLQRLGAAPGGRPTPGFTLWQVGEPPPPASEPAGTAVDLEIRRRAGEDGQTASHWVEVRIRDYRTDALAAWLRSHPRPDWRALVDAVEIDMAYDGQIFRSCLVDVPAHRRAQVSGLYRLPAAPHPTVVAVRITDIYGHETLVTRTV, from the coding sequence ATGGCATCTGGAAAGAGCGTGCAACCCCAGGCATCCCCGGTGGCTATCGGCCCACCCCGGGGCCGGGCCATGTTGCAGTGGGAGGGGAAACAGGCGCCGCAACAGGTGATCGCGCCGCCGGCCATCCAACTGGAGGCGCATCGAGCCCTGGCCGCCGAACGAGAAGCCGGCGAGCCCGCTTGGGACGCCCCGGCGGATGAAACAACGGCGGAAGATCCGTCCAATCGGCTGTTCTACGGCGACAACAAAGCGGTCCTGGCCCATCTGCTCCGGCCGCCGCCCCATGGCCCCGGCCTGGGCGGCCAGGTGCGTCTCATTTACATCGACCCGCCCTTCGACAGCGGCAGCGACTACACCCGGAAGATCCGCCTGCGCACCGGGCGACGGCCAGTGGTGGGCGAACAGGTGCAGTATGGCGACCGGTGGCCGGGAGACAGCTACCTGCAGTTCATGTACGAGCGGCTGCTGCTGCTCCGGGAGCTGTTGGCCGAGGACGGCAGCATCTGGGTGCACTGCGACTACCGGCAGGTCCATCGCCTGCACCTGCTGCTGGAAGAGGTCTTCGGGCCGGAGAACTACCTGAACACCATCGCCTGGCGCAGCCAGGTGGCCCGGGGTGCCAAGGTCAACGCCTTCTACTTTCCCTTCAGCACCCAGTACATCGAGATCTTCGCCAAAAACCGGGCGGCGCCGACCCTCTGGCAGCCCCAGAAGAAACGGCTGATCTTCACCCGCCGCCAGGCCGCAGCCCGCTTCATGGAGGACGAGCGGGGCTTTTTCCGCACTTCTGACCCGGGCACCTACAGCTTTGCCCGGCTCAAGGCCCTCCACGCGGAGGGACGCCTGTACGCGCCCTACGGCGGCGACATCATCGTCGATGAAAAACAGCGCCGGGTCTACGCCTCCAACGGCGGCAACATCGGCGTCAAGTACTACCTGACCGACCTGGGCGATGGCCGGTACGCGGTGGAGCGGGGCGTGGACAACCTGTGGGACGACATCCCCGGGCTGGGGACCACCCCTGGCGAGGATGTGGGCTACCCCACCCAGAAGACCGAGGCCCTGCTGCGCCGCATCATCGCCGCCTCCACCCGGCCGGGCGACCTGGTGCTGGACTGCTTCGTGGGCTCCGGCACCAGCGTGGTGGTGGCCCAGAAGATGGGGCGACGCTGGATCGCCGCCGACCTGAACTACGGCGCCATCCAGACCACCCGACAGCGACTACAGCGGCTGGGCGCCGCGCCCGGCGGACGCCCGACACCCGGCTTCACCCTCTGGCAGGTTGGGGAGCCACCCCCGCCGGCGTCGGAACCGGCGGGGACCGCGGTGGATCTGGAGATCCGGCGTCGGGCAGGCGAAGATGGCCAGACGGCCAGCCACTGGGTGGAGGTGCGAATCCGCGACTACCGGACGGACGCCCTGGCGGCATGGCTGCGCTCCCACCCCCGGCCGGATTGGCGAGCCCTGGTGGACGCGGTGGAGATCGACATGGCCTACGATGGGCAGATCTTCCGGAGCTGCCTGGTGGATGTCCCGGCCCATCGCCGGGCCCAGGTGTCTGGCCTCTACCGGCTGCCTGCGGCGCCCCACCCGACGGTGGTGGCAGTGCGCATCACCGACATCTACGGCCATGAAACCCTGGTGACCCGCACGGTGTGA
- a CDS encoding class I SAM-dependent methyltransferase yields MATPVLTVLEEDRHAWFAGRTRAILQYLDAELPPRRNGEPRLVLDIGSGAGNMAHHLAHYGQVIGLDDNPRPLAVARARALRVLQGTGTCLPFDDNQFDLVALLDTVEHIPDELGVFAECRRVLKPGGKLMVTVPAFMWLWSYNDEINNHQRRYTVPELRQKLELSGLRVRRISYNNFFLFPLIAGIRLLRPYQPDLESPHLTEDEEVYQVEMEPIPEPFNTILHGVGWLEAQLLRWTTLPFGTSILCVAEKPEG; encoded by the coding sequence ATGGCAACACCGGTTTTAACTGTGCTGGAAGAAGATAGACACGCCTGGTTTGCCGGGCGCACCCGGGCCATTCTGCAATATCTGGACGCCGAGCTGCCGCCGCGCCGCAACGGCGAACCCCGCCTGGTACTGGATATCGGCAGCGGCGCCGGCAACATGGCCCATCACCTGGCCCATTATGGGCAGGTCATCGGCCTGGACGACAACCCACGCCCCCTGGCCGTGGCCCGAGCCCGGGCTCTACGGGTGCTCCAGGGCACCGGCACCTGCCTCCCCTTTGACGACAACCAGTTCGACCTGGTGGCGCTGCTGGATACGGTGGAGCACATTCCCGACGAGTTGGGCGTGTTCGCCGAATGTCGGCGGGTGCTAAAGCCGGGGGGCAAATTGATGGTGACGGTACCGGCGTTCATGTGGCTGTGGAGCTACAACGACGAGATCAACAACCACCAGCGCCGCTATACCGTGCCGGAGCTACGCCAGAAGCTGGAGCTCAGCGGGCTGCGGGTTCGACGCATCAGCTACAACAACTTCTTCCTCTTCCCCCTGATTGCGGGCATCCGTCTCCTGCGCCCCTATCAGCCGGATCTGGAGAGCCCCCACCTGACCGAGGACGAAGAGGTCTACCAGGTGGAGATGGAGCCCATCCCAGAGCCCTTCAACACCATCCTGCATGGGGTGGGCTGGCTGGAGGCCCAACTGCTGCGCTGGACGACCCTGCCCTTTGGGACCAGCATCCTGTGTGTGGCGGAAAAGCCAGAGGGGTGA
- a CDS encoding YkgJ family cysteine cluster protein yields MECRVGCGACCIAPSISSPIPGMPNGKPAGVRCVQLTEDNRCKLYGKPERPAVCVRLRPSAEMCGTSAEEAYRNLIQLEWMTAPEEPLLPRAGAGREIARR; encoded by the coding sequence ATGGAATGCCGCGTTGGCTGCGGCGCCTGCTGCATCGCCCCGTCCATTTCTTCGCCCATTCCGGGCATGCCCAACGGCAAGCCAGCGGGCGTGCGCTGCGTACAGCTCACCGAGGACAACCGATGCAAGCTGTACGGCAAGCCGGAGCGGCCTGCCGTCTGCGTGCGCCTGCGCCCCTCGGCAGAGATGTGCGGCACCTCGGCAGAAGAAGCCTATCGAAATCTGATTCAACTGGAATGGATGACGGCGCCGGAGGAGCCCCTTTTACCCCGGGCCGGCGCCGGAAGGGAAATTGCGAGAAGATAA